DNA sequence from the Nitrospinota bacterium genome:
AAGGCAGCCCCCTTTGCTTCGACGGTATCGCAGACGACGGTGACGGGGGGCTGCGGCTTCACCGCGTGGGCCGAACCCGCCAACGCGATGATAACCGCCGCCGCGAAAAACGACCGGCGGTTATTCTTCATCGGCATGACCGTCAGCTTTCGGCCTTCTTGGCGCCGCCGGACTTGTCACCGCCAGTGTTGGCGGCGCCGGTCTTGGCATAGCTGCCGGAGGTTTTAAACCAACCGTCCCCTTTAAGCTGGAAAGAGTTGGAGGAAATCACCCGCTTCATGGTTCTCCGGCAATCGGGGCATTTCACCTTGGGGGATTCGGCCATGCCGTGGGTAACTTCCCGGCTGGTTTCACAATGGGGACATTGATATTCGTAAATGGGCATCCGCCTTCTCCTATGGTGTCTGTAAGTTCAGAATAAGACCGGATTACAAAATGTCAAGCCACGCCAGATACTTTTCGTTCCGTCCCTGAATGGCGTCAAAAAACGTATCGTAAATCTTCCGCGTAACCGGGCCCACCGCGCCGCTCCCCACCTTCCGGTGATCCACTTCGCGCACCGGCGTGATCTCGGCGGCGGTGCCGGTGAGGAATATTTCATCGGCGATGTACATCTCGTCGCGCGGGAAAAGCTGCTCCGCCAGCGGTATCCCCAGGTCGGACGCGATTTGCATCACGCTGTCGCGGGTGATCCCTTCCAGCACGCTGATCGCGGGCGGGGTCTTGATTTTGCCGTTGCGCACGACAAAAATGTTCTCGCCGCTCCCTTCGGCCACGTTGCCGAACGGGTCGAGCAAAATCGCCTCGTCAAAACCCATCCGCACCGCCTCCTGCTTCGCCAGCACGGAATTGATGTAGATGCCGGTCGCTTTGGCCTTGCTCATCGTGATGTTCGGGTGATGCCGGGTGAAAGAACTCACCGTCACGCGGATGCCGGTGTTGGCGGCGTCGTCCCCCAGGTATTTCCCCCAGGGCCAGACCGCCACACCCACATGCACCTTCAGCCCCTTCGGATTTAAACCCCTGTTTTCGGTTCCAAGCCAGGCAATGGGGCGGATATAACACTCTTCCAGCCTGTTTTCGCGGATGGTCAGGCGCACCGCCCGCATCAGCTCTTCCACGCTGTAGGGCAACTCGTATCCCAGGATGTGCGCCGAAGCGGCCAGCCGCGCCATATGCTCACGATGGCGGAACACGGCGGGGCCTTTGGCGGTCTTGTAGCAGCGCACCCCTTCAAACACACCGGTGCCGTAATGCAATGTATGCGTCAGCAGATGCACGTTCGCCTGTTCCCACGGAACCAGCGCGCCGTCCATCCAGATAAAATCGCTTTTGGGAGCTGTCATAGAGGCAACAGTCTAGCGGGGGGTTCGCGCGGTTGTCAAACCGGCGGTTAACGGCTAGGATGAAACCGGCTCCGGAACTGGCGGGGCTTTCATCAACGGCATTGGAAAGGGACATCGGGCATGGGACAACGGTTACTCGTTTTCATCGCGGTGTTTTTCATCGCATCGGCCGGAACGTCGCTTGCCACCCCAAGCAGAATAATCGCCATCCCCTCCACCGACACGCTGGAATACGGCGCCGCCCGGTTCGACATGGAGACGTACAACA
Encoded proteins:
- a CDS encoding zinc ribbon domain-containing protein is translated as MPIYEYQCPHCETSREVTHGMAESPKVKCPDCRRTMKRVISSNSFQLKGDGWFKTSGSYAKTGAANTGGDKSGGAKKAES
- a CDS encoding branched-chain amino acid transaminase — protein: MTAPKSDFIWMDGALVPWEQANVHLLTHTLHYGTGVFEGVRCYKTAKGPAVFRHREHMARLAASAHILGYELPYSVEELMRAVRLTIRENRLEECYIRPIAWLGTENRGLNPKGLKVHVGVAVWPWGKYLGDDAANTGIRVTVSSFTRHHPNITMSKAKATGIYINSVLAKQEAVRMGFDEAILLDPFGNVAEGSGENIFVVRNGKIKTPPAISVLEGITRDSVMQIASDLGIPLAEQLFPRDEMYIADEIFLTGTAAEITPVREVDHRKVGSGAVGPVTRKIYDTFFDAIQGRNEKYLAWLDIL